A single Branchiostoma floridae strain S238N-H82 chromosome 11, Bfl_VNyyK, whole genome shotgun sequence DNA region contains:
- the LOC118426657 gene encoding tubulin delta chain-like: MSLVTVQLGQCGNQIGGQLFNTVVEDAYGKGGLGCTKKENTLYQDAVLERFFNTEEPSGETRVSCSQQALPTARAVMVDMEPKVIQQTIQESKKSGKWRYCEKAQFCQKRGSGNNWAHGYGHHGPKARDAVMDIVQREVEKCDRFGGFLSLMSLAGGTGSGVGAYLTECLREEYPHSFLVNQIVWPYGTGEVIVQNFNAALTLSHLYQSADAIIVFENDNLHKICSQLLSIKNISFQDINSVISQELASVLQPAASGDCSRTNSPGELLERLVPDPQYKLLNVRTIPHTSERALAFSSFTWPGLLKHLRQMLIANAGMEEGVDWQVKVHSRDRRLSSADFISSLANVLFLRGKHCESTDISPFSDPRLYSSWVPRDAACSVFRQQRPFHHYEKYASLLSNSQAPVGPLDSLVGKAWNMFASRAYVHQYLKYGIAEEDFLDSFATLEQVISNYSNL, from the exons ATGTCCCTAGTGACTGTACAGCTGGGACAGTGTGGGAACCAGATAGGAGGTCAGCTGTTTAACACTGTGGTAGAAGACGCGTACGGAAAAGGCGGGCTTGGATGTACTAAAAAAGAGAACACGCTCTACCAAGATGCAGTTCTTGAAAG GTTTTTCAATACAGAAGAGCCCTCTGGTGAGACAAGGGTGTCCTGCAGCCAGCAGGCGCTGCCCACAGCCCGTGCTGTCATGGTTGACATGGAACCAAAAGTCATTCAACAGACTATCCAG GAATCAAAGAAGTCAGGAAAGTGGAGGTACTGTGAAAAGGCACAGTTCTGTCAGAAACGTGGGTCGGGCAATAACTGGGCACATGGCTATGGTCACCACGGACCCAAAGCACGGGATGCCGTCATGGACATCGTTCAGCGGGAAGTGGAGAAGTGCGACAGATTCGGAGGGTTTCTGTCGTTAATGAGCCTCGCGGGAGGTACGGGATCTGGAGTCGGCGCATACCTTACTGAGTGTTTACGAGAAGAATATCCGCACTCCTTCCTCGTTAACCAAATCGTGTGGCCGTACGGTACGGGAGAGGTTATTGTGCAGAACTTCAATGCCGCGTTGACATTATCACACTTGTACCAGTCTGCAGATGCCATCATTGTCTTCGAAAACGACAACCTCCACAAGATCTGCTCCCAGCTTCTTAGCATCAAGAACATATCATTTCAGGACATCAACTCGGTTATAAGTCAGGAGCTAGCGAGTGTCCTGCAGCCAGCTGCATCTGGAGACTGCAGTAGGACTAACTCACCCGGAGAGCTACTAGAACGATTGGTGCCTGATCCCCAGTACAAACTACTGAATGTGAGAACTATTCCACATACATCGGAGAGGGCACTGGCCTTTAGTTCGTTCACCTGGCCTGGACTACTCAAGCACCTGAGGCAAATGCTGATTGCAAACGCTGGGATGGAGGAAG GAGTTGACTGGCAGGTCAAAGTTCATTCCCGCGACCGCAGGTTGTCCTCCGCTGATTTCATATCCTCCCTCGCAAACGTTCTCTTCCTGCGGGGAAAGCATTGTGAGTCCACGGACATCTCTCCCTTCTCGGACCCGCGGCTCTACAGCTCCTGGGTGCCGCGTGATGCAGCTTGTTCCGTCTTCCGGCAACAGCGACCCTTTCACCACTACGAGAAGTACGCGTCATTGCTGAGCAATAGTCAGGCTCCTGTTGGTCCATTGGATAGTCTGGTGGGGAAGGCTtggaacatgtttgcatccagGGCATACGTTCACCAGTACCTGAAGTATGGAATAGCAGAGGAAGACTTCTTAGACAGTTTTGCCACCTTGGAGCAAGTTATCAGCAATTATTCCAacttatga